The proteins below come from a single uncultured delta proteobacterium genomic window:
- a CDS encoding membrane hypothetical protein (Evidence 5 : No homology to any previously reported sequences) — translation MRVAMASILHTLPPLTRQEVRRACVTGLGFALAMGWIWFPGMQILCPPLLRTVAPPMGEGAMLFLATLSLGYPLLGLGAGIISGRLSPHLLHAATLPFIFILVYQAAPSPSFTLLFALLAGLASVCAGLYWLTAMFAHRPACAGLSFAVSGFAAAGISLVAAYQPPDSLRYVLPLLIAAAWPLALLRPESPPREKRLGTVSPSGMPDIWFLIPAMFLMGFLEKLLLAGNGPAGPALLCLCSALGGAAALFLTQTTPAMRGWKSVCLALLLPIPGLMAGWGAAFSQAATGMVSALVVMELSVYFDRIRTSRIIATGVAAGGIAMLFNLGYAVGDGVIAAMPETDLVTVLVCLVASGVAAFLGTVLAHRQPIPVAESFVPPPVPAGGQADFASPSGYATNSGSDYPAQDAPEAPDIVDSGLTATEQRIAELLRQGHTNAGISDELGIALTTTRVHLRSIHKKMATGSREELVGRLREMIRE, via the coding sequence ATGCGGGTGGCGATGGCTTCCATACTGCATACCCTGCCGCCCTTGACTCGGCAGGAGGTCCGGCGGGCCTGCGTCACCGGTCTGGGGTTCGCCCTGGCCATGGGCTGGATCTGGTTTCCCGGCATGCAGATTCTTTGTCCGCCCTTGCTGCGCACCGTTGCCCCGCCCATGGGCGAGGGGGCCATGTTGTTCCTAGCCACCCTGAGTCTGGGGTATCCGCTCTTGGGGTTGGGCGCGGGCATCATTTCGGGCAGGCTTTCGCCGCACCTGCTGCATGCCGCGACGCTGCCTTTCATTTTCATACTGGTCTATCAGGCCGCTCCGTCTCCCTCTTTCACCCTGCTTTTCGCCCTGCTGGCCGGCTTGGCTTCGGTATGCGCCGGGCTCTACTGGCTGACTGCCATGTTCGCCCACCGACCGGCCTGCGCGGGGCTTTCCTTCGCCGTCTCAGGCTTTGCGGCGGCGGGAATATCCCTGGTAGCCGCGTACCAGCCGCCGGACTCTCTGCGATACGTTCTGCCCCTGCTCATCGCCGCTGCCTGGCCTTTGGCGCTGCTCCGGCCGGAGTCGCCGCCCAGAGAAAAGCGGCTCGGGACGGTAAGCCCTTCCGGCATGCCGGACATCTGGTTTCTGATCCCGGCCATGTTCCTGATGGGCTTTCTGGAAAAACTCCTGCTGGCCGGAAACGGACCCGCCGGCCCGGCCCTGCTGTGCTTGTGCAGCGCTTTGGGCGGAGCGGCCGCTCTGTTTCTCACCCAAACCACGCCGGCAATGCGGGGCTGGAAGAGCGTTTGCCTGGCGTTGCTGCTGCCCATCCCAGGGCTTATGGCCGGCTGGGGCGCGGCTTTTTCCCAAGCCGCCACAGGCATGGTCAGCGCGCTGGTGGTCATGGAGCTGTCCGTCTATTTCGACCGCATCCGGACGAGCAGAATTATCGCCACCGGCGTCGCGGCCGGGGGCATAGCCATGCTGTTCAACCTCGGCTACGCCGTGGGCGATGGGGTGATCGCCGCCATGCCGGAAACGGATCTCGTCACCGTGCTGGTCTGCCTTGTCGCATCCGGAGTCGCAGCTTTTCTCGGCACTGTTCTGGCGCACAGGCAGCCGATTCCAGTTGCCGAATCCTTCGTGCCGCCGCCTGTTCCGGCCGGAGGGCAAGCGGATTTTGCCTCCCCAAGCGGATATGCGACAAATTCGGGAAGCGACTATCCGGCCCAGGATGCGCCGGAAGCTCCGGACATCGTCGATTCCGGCCTGACCGCCACGGAACAGCGCATAGCGGAGCTTCTACGCCAGGGGCACACCAACGCCGGCATCAGCGACGAGTTGGGCATCGCCCTGACCACTACCCGCGTTCACCTGCGCAGCATTCACAAAAAAATGGCAACAGGCAGCCGCGAGGAACTGGTGGGGCGGTTAAGAGAAATGATAAGGGAGTGA
- a CDS encoding hypothetical protein (Evidence 5 : No homology to any previously reported sequences): MPHDTPLLRLDRNTHSLVAIRRALHDFAATAPMDVASDGSRYAIFSLTESQTPEHFCKELLDCIIEHEIRLDLEKKYGAIRQIIVEQAIRPVDDDALAEKISASLADSEP, translated from the coding sequence ATGCCGCACGATACCCCACTACTTCGCCTGGACAGAAACACGCACTCGCTGGTTGCGATCAGGCGGGCTCTTCATGATTTCGCAGCCACGGCGCCCATGGATGTTGCTTCGGACGGTTCCAGATATGCCATTTTTTCCCTTACGGAAAGTCAGACCCCCGAACATTTTTGCAAGGAATTGCTCGATTGCATTATCGAGCATGAAATCCGTCTTGACCTGGAAAAAAAGTATGGCGCGATACGCCAGATCATCGTTGAACAGGCAATACGGCCGGTTGACGATGACGCGTTAGCCGAAAAAATTTCCGCCTCATTGGCCGATTCAGAGCCATGA
- a CDS encoding Paired radical SAM protein 1 — MKLPYRLLPFRYKPLGEKILLVNETGEYHAVTPEEWQRIVAGRLVPDEDIFHDLTAKDFICSGYSPARINRIAAKYRTRKKYLFESTALHMFVVTHRCNQSCAYCHASSIESLARSPREDMPPEVARKGVERAFESPSPYLKFEFQGGEPTLNFETVEAIVRHAELLNVSAGKRIEFVICTNLHSLQERHLDFYREHGIHVSTSLDGPEALHDACRKTLSGEGTYRAATNAMKRVKSALGDDTLSALLTVTKHSIGALRDVINEYIASGFRSIFIRRLNMIGMAQQQGKNLHYADDQFLDAYVDALEYIIALNKQGCFFVEEFAAILLRKILTPFGSGFVDMQSPAGTGLSAVIYDVDGGVFVSDEARMLHRATGNADFRLGNACDKTRNELFAAPILKRLMEDSALECLPGCAWCAYLPYCGSDPVRNFSLHGRLVSPKSHDPWCGFYKRTFDYLFGLLLSGDEEIASILWSWATGLKPDTPGQAAI; from the coding sequence ATGAAATTGCCGTATCGCCTGCTGCCGTTCCGCTATAAACCCCTTGGCGAAAAAATTCTCCTGGTTAACGAAACCGGAGAGTACCACGCCGTGACGCCGGAAGAGTGGCAACGGATTGTTGCAGGGCGCCTGGTACCGGATGAAGATATTTTTCATGATCTCACCGCGAAGGATTTCATCTGTAGCGGCTATTCACCCGCGCGCATCAACAGGATTGCCGCCAAGTACCGGACCAGAAAAAAGTATCTGTTTGAATCCACGGCGCTCCATATGTTCGTCGTGACGCATCGTTGCAACCAAAGCTGCGCGTACTGTCATGCTTCTTCAATAGAAAGCCTCGCCCGGTCACCACGGGAGGACATGCCGCCCGAAGTCGCCCGGAAAGGCGTGGAGCGGGCTTTTGAAAGTCCCTCACCGTACCTCAAATTCGAATTCCAAGGCGGCGAGCCGACGCTGAACTTTGAAACCGTCGAAGCGATTGTCCGCCATGCGGAACTCCTCAACGTGTCCGCGGGAAAACGCATCGAGTTCGTTATCTGCACGAATCTCCATTCACTGCAAGAGCGACATCTTGATTTTTATCGGGAGCATGGCATTCACGTTTCCACATCACTGGACGGGCCGGAAGCCTTGCATGACGCCTGCCGCAAGACACTGAGCGGGGAAGGGACATACCGGGCCGCGACAAACGCCATGAAACGGGTCAAATCGGCGCTCGGCGACGATACCCTGTCCGCCCTGCTTACGGTGACGAAACACTCCATCGGGGCGTTGCGGGATGTCATCAACGAGTATATCGCTTCGGGCTTCCGCAGCATCTTCATCCGCCGGCTGAATATGATAGGCATGGCTCAACAGCAAGGCAAAAACCTGCACTACGCCGACGACCAGTTTTTGGATGCATACGTTGACGCGCTCGAGTACATCATAGCCCTGAACAAACAAGGCTGCTTCTTCGTTGAAGAGTTCGCAGCCATCCTGCTCAGAAAAATTCTGACACCGTTCGGATCCGGCTTCGTGGACATGCAATCACCGGCAGGCACCGGTCTCAGCGCTGTCATATACGATGTTGACGGCGGCGTGTTCGTCTCGGACGAAGCCAGGATGCTCCATAGGGCGACGGGTAATGCCGATTTTCGTCTGGGCAACGCCTGTGACAAAACCAGAAATGAATTGTTCGCCGCGCCGATATTGAAAAGGCTTATGGAAGATTCCGCGCTCGAATGCCTGCCCGGCTGTGCATGGTGCGCGTACCTGCCTTACTGCGGTTCCGATCCCGTGAGAAATTTTTCCCTGCACGGCAGACTGGTTTCGCCTAAATCGCATGATCCGTGGTGCGGCTTTTACAAGCGGACATTTGACTATCTGTTCGGCCTGCTGCTTTCCGGCGACGAAGAGATCGCCAGCATCCTCTGGTCCTGGGCGACCGGCTTAAAACCAGACACGCCGGGGCAGGCGGCGATATGA
- a CDS encoding conserved hypothetical protein (Evidence 4 : Homologs of previously reported genes of unknown function) gives MKMLRGTARNLPRPVVARVEDIHTDARGISHLLRTREKDLPHILLRSGAPNPGVFAHPSLLLGTPIRFSPGDILRLSPSGECFRLYEESANDNALFITGACNSKCLMCPQPPTAHCSGYRAELSAMLDLLDPSPVSLGVTGGEPTVAFDDLVFLMKKIAETHPECHVQLLTNGRALVDYVKAKQLHAMGRNVTYCIPLYSDVANIHDKLVGVSGAFDQTLEGIGNLLRLGAAIEIRMVVTALNYKRLPQWAEFLYRNMPAIVHVAIMGMEPIGLARTNLDLLWVEPDTSIAELAAAVRTFRRQGTPVSLYNYQLCMLPESLRPFAVKSISGWKVRFAPECKKCIIQDDCGGFFFSALAFPDIAVRPVMKQSEAGHEPSVH, from the coding sequence ATGAAAATGCTGCGCGGAACCGCCAGAAATTTGCCGCGCCCGGTAGTGGCACGTGTTGAAGACATCCACACGGATGCCAGGGGCATTTCCCATCTGCTGCGGACACGGGAAAAGGATTTGCCGCATATCCTTTTACGGTCGGGCGCGCCGAATCCGGGGGTATTCGCCCATCCCTCCCTTTTGCTTGGAACACCCATCCGATTTTCACCCGGCGACATTCTGCGTCTCTCGCCGAGCGGTGAATGCTTCCGGCTTTATGAAGAAAGCGCCAACGACAACGCGCTGTTCATAACCGGCGCATGTAACAGTAAATGCCTGATGTGCCCGCAGCCGCCGACTGCTCATTGTTCCGGTTATAGAGCAGAACTTTCTGCCATGCTGGACTTGTTGGATCCGTCACCCGTATCGCTCGGCGTTACCGGCGGCGAGCCCACTGTCGCGTTTGATGATCTCGTCTTTCTGATGAAAAAGATTGCCGAGACACACCCGGAGTGCCATGTTCAGCTGCTGACCAACGGGCGCGCACTGGTCGATTACGTAAAAGCAAAGCAACTTCATGCCATGGGCCGTAACGTCACGTACTGCATTCCTCTTTACAGTGACGTTGCGAATATCCACGACAAACTTGTCGGGGTTTCCGGCGCATTTGATCAAACGCTTGAAGGCATCGGCAATCTCCTCCGCCTTGGTGCTGCTATCGAAATTCGCATGGTGGTGACCGCTCTCAACTACAAACGACTGCCGCAATGGGCCGAATTCCTGTACAGAAACATGCCCGCGATCGTTCATGTGGCCATCATGGGCATGGAGCCGATCGGCCTTGCGCGGACCAACCTGGATCTGCTGTGGGTCGAGCCGGACACCTCTATAGCGGAGCTTGCCGCCGCCGTCAGAACTTTCCGCCGCCAGGGGACACCCGTTTCGCTGTATAACTACCAGTTGTGCATGCTGCCTGAATCCCTGCGGCCGTTTGCCGTAAAGTCCATCTCGGGGTGGAAAGTACGCTTTGCCCCGGAATGCAAAAAATGTATAATCCAAGACGATTGTGGCGGCTTTTTCTTTTCCGCGCTTGCATTCCCCGATATTGCGGTGCGGCCGGTAATGAAACAAAGTGAGGCTGGACATGAGCCATCAGTTCACTAA
- a CDS encoding conserved exported hypothetical protein (Evidence 4 : Homologs of previously reported genes of unknown function), whose amino-acid sequence MSHQFTKKAIGLVTGILTLFGTEKGADAALVESAGVPTLPPSYFDEKPLLFIDPGSPDAADYLLAAHRSHSSHRSHSSHYSSRGGGGGGYSRSAPVYTPPATSTPKNSGSSIKSAPAAVGAATAASQTSLIKNIQEGLVKLGYTPGPANGQLSKETKKAIAMFQADQGLTINGEPSQGLLTEIQREIKKK is encoded by the coding sequence ATGAGCCATCAGTTCACTAAAAAAGCCATCGGATTAGTCACAGGCATTCTGACCCTGTTTGGAACGGAGAAGGGAGCTGACGCCGCCTTGGTGGAAAGTGCCGGAGTTCCAACGCTGCCTCCGTCTTATTTTGATGAGAAACCCTTGTTGTTCATCGACCCCGGCAGCCCTGATGCCGCGGATTATCTGCTGGCCGCTCATCGGAGTCACAGCAGTCACCGCAGCCATAGCAGCCACTACTCGTCTCGAGGCGGTGGAGGCGGCGGGTATTCCAGATCCGCTCCGGTTTATACGCCACCAGCCACAAGCACGCCCAAAAATTCCGGCTCCTCAATCAAGTCGGCTCCAGCGGCGGTGGGCGCCGCCACGGCAGCTTCCCAGACCAGCCTGATAAAAAACATCCAGGAAGGACTGGTAAAACTCGGCTATACCCCTGGTCCCGCCAACGGCCAGCTAAGCAAAGAAACCAAGAAAGCCATTGCCATGTTCCAGGCTGACCAGGGGCTTACCATCAATGGCGAACCTTCGCAGGGGCTTTTGACCGAAATTCAAAGAGAAATAAAGAAAAAGTGA
- a CDS encoding exported hypothetical protein (Evidence 5 : No homology to any previously reported sequences) yields MRTLSMIMLLLICFTIPASAHDRRGGRGHGGHGRGEWRGALLEKEEDMPYPLRQCTYKIVGTDYSLPVIKKGLCPFRIEVNLETGAVRYPY; encoded by the coding sequence ATGCGCACGCTGAGTATGATAATGCTCCTTCTCATTTGCTTCACAATCCCGGCCTCCGCCCATGATAGGCGCGGAGGCCGAGGACACGGCGGGCATGGGCGGGGAGAGTGGCGGGGTGCGCTTCTGGAAAAAGAGGAGGATATGCCCTACCCCCTCCGCCAGTGTACGTATAAGATCGTAGGGACCGATTATTCTCTTCCGGTAATCAAAAAAGGTCTGTGCCCGTTTAGGATTGAGGTTAATTTGGAAACCGGAGCGGTGCGCTATCCCTATTAG
- a CDS encoding conserved hypothetical protein (Evidence 4 : Homologs of previously reported genes of unknown function), whose product MGHAYNFGSGVPRDHGKAREWYKKAAARGADDAQLSLENMAEIEEADQRLADAIQALIGTSASQQGARTDVPLSSLPRVTADTLERATVFVWASEGKKGSSGTGFFVAPGVIATNAHVVGSAKAKVHVINKALGSLCPAEIIAVSPVGNRDYALLRIPPNKAANAPVLRFAPKVRRADRVGTWGYPGAVSDRDPKYLALMRGDVKAVPEVVYSEGVVSTLLEQKPPRIVHTAIISHGNSGGPLVNERGEVVGINTWIDMDKQSYRQTNLSLPSSDLADFMRKNGVSPRMAPAAP is encoded by the coding sequence GTGGGCCATGCGTACAATTTTGGCAGCGGCGTCCCTCGGGATCACGGCAAGGCCAGGGAGTGGTACAAGAAGGCGGCAGCGCGTGGAGCTGACGACGCGCAGTTGTCTCTGGAGAATATGGCTGAGATTGAGGAGGCTGACCAGCGACTTGCCGATGCGATTCAGGCTCTGATAGGGACATCCGCCAGCCAGCAGGGCGCGCGAACAGACGTGCCACTCTCCTCTCTGCCCCGCGTTACGGCGGATACCCTGGAACGGGCCACAGTGTTTGTTTGGGCTAGCGAGGGGAAAAAAGGCAGCTCCGGAACCGGTTTTTTTGTCGCACCCGGCGTCATTGCCACCAACGCCCATGTGGTCGGGTCGGCCAAGGCCAAAGTCCATGTTATCAACAAAGCGCTGGGGAGCTTGTGCCCGGCTGAAATCATCGCCGTCAGCCCGGTGGGAAACAGGGATTACGCTTTGTTGCGCATCCCGCCGAATAAAGCGGCCAATGCCCCGGTTCTGCGTTTCGCCCCGAAAGTGCGCCGCGCGGACCGGGTCGGCACCTGGGGATACCCCGGAGCGGTTAGCGATCGAGATCCCAAATACCTGGCGTTGATGCGCGGCGACGTGAAGGCCGTACCCGAAGTGGTCTACTCCGAAGGCGTTGTCAGCACGCTGCTGGAACAAAAACCACCGCGCATCGTACACACGGCGATCATTTCTCACGGCAACAGCGGCGGCCCGCTGGTCAACGAGCGGGGCGAGGTCGTGGGCATCAACACATGGATAGACATGGATAAACAATCCTACCGCCAGACGAACCTTTCCCTTCCCTCCAGCGATTTGGCGGATTTCATGCGCAAAAACGGGGTGTCTCCGAGAATGGCTCCGGCTGCTCCCTGA
- a CDS encoding conserved membrane hypothetical protein (Evidence 4 : Homologs of previously reported genes of unknown function) — translation MSALLKRYRMFLVLSGASIALTLLAPDIGWTALSITKENTLEMLSFLPPIFILLGLLDVWIDRETMMKYMGNGSGMRGGLLAFILGSAAAGPLYAAFPMAGVLLKKGASLFNVFLFIGAWATTKIPLIMFETATLGFRFMMLRLTCNIIGIIVIAKILEWDARRNATVFTL, via the coding sequence ATGAGTGCGCTACTTAAACGCTACAGAATGTTTCTGGTTCTCTCTGGTGCAAGCATCGCCTTGACACTGCTGGCTCCAGACATAGGATGGACAGCCCTATCCATTACCAAAGAAAATACTTTGGAGATGCTTTCCTTCCTGCCGCCCATTTTTATTTTGCTTGGCCTGCTAGATGTATGGATAGACAGAGAAACCATGATGAAATACATGGGCAACGGCTCTGGAATGCGCGGAGGCTTGCTGGCCTTCATTCTGGGTTCCGCCGCTGCCGGGCCTCTGTATGCGGCCTTTCCTATGGCCGGGGTTCTCCTGAAAAAAGGAGCCAGCCTGTTCAATGTTTTTTTGTTTATTGGCGCGTGGGCAACAACAAAAATTCCGTTGATTATGTTTGAGACAGCAACACTGGGATTCAGATTCATGATGCTGCGGCTGACATGCAATATTATTGGAATAATTGTTATTGCAAAAATTTTGGAGTGGGACGCCCGCAGAAATGCCACCGTTTTTACCCTTTAA
- a CDS encoding conserved membrane hypothetical protein (Evidence 4 : Homologs of previously reported genes of unknown function), producing the protein MTAFVLYAGTAALFGVSFVKSREKTILALKKAWKSFENILPQFLAILLLIGFILAVLDEETISKLLGKESGMVGMAIAAVIGSITLIPGFIAFPLAASLLAAGAGYGQIAMFLTTLMMVGIVTLPLEVTYFGKRLAVMRNALGLAYAVLASFLLGYIL; encoded by the coding sequence ATGACAGCATTTGTATTGTATGCCGGAACAGCCGCACTGTTCGGCGTTTCGTTTGTGAAAAGCAGAGAAAAAACAATCCTTGCTCTCAAAAAAGCCTGGAAGTCTTTTGAGAATATTCTACCCCAATTTTTGGCTATCTTACTGCTTATCGGCTTTATCCTTGCCGTTTTGGATGAAGAGACCATATCAAAACTGCTTGGCAAAGAATCCGGAATGGTGGGTATGGCCATAGCCGCTGTAATTGGGTCCATTACCTTAATTCCCGGTTTCATCGCGTTTCCTCTGGCTGCATCATTGCTGGCTGCCGGTGCCGGGTATGGGCAGATTGCCATGTTCCTCACCACGTTAATGATGGTAGGAATAGTTACTCTGCCGTTGGAGGTAACCTATTTTGGAAAGCGTCTGGCGGTTATGCGTAATGCCTTGGGCCTTGCCTACGCGGTGCTTGCATCTTTTCTTTTGGGATATATTCTATGA
- a CDS encoding ATPase involved in chromosome partitioning (fragment), giving the protein MMKIAVASDGKDVAGHFGHCEAFAIFDADNGQIVKEERIPNPGHKPGFLPNFLHEKGVTVIISGGMGGGAIDIFNEKKIAVVVGASGDASEAALAYAQGKLASTGSVCNQHAHHGECGGH; this is encoded by the coding sequence ATGATGAAAATAGCGGTTGCCTCAGACGGCAAAGACGTTGCCGGACACTTCGGACATTGTGAAGCCTTTGCCATTTTTGACGCCGACAACGGTCAGATTGTTAAAGAAGAACGAATCCCCAACCCCGGTCACAAACCCGGTTTTTTGCCCAACTTTCTGCACGAAAAAGGTGTCACTGTCATTATTTCCGGCGGCATGGGTGGCGGAGCCATCGACATTTTCAATGAAAAGAAAATCGCGGTGGTCGTAGGGGCTTCAGGAGATGCATCCGAAGCCGCGCTTGCTTATGCGCAAGGCAAGCTGGCCTCGACTGGTTCTGTCTGCAACCAGCATGCACACCACGGAGAGTGCGGCGGACATTAA
- a CDS encoding hypothetical protein (Evidence 5 : No homology to any previously reported sequences): MQKVGQKTGFVTGVGDSFFFNNLTVVGVKNGKGFTMSEVSGNVFAV, encoded by the coding sequence GTGCAGAAAGTTGGGCAAAAAACCGGGTTTGTGACCGGGGTTGGGGATTCGTTCTTCTTTAACAATCTGACCGTTGTCGGCGTCAAAAATGGCAAAGGCTTCACAATGTCCGAAGTGTCCGGCAACGTCTTTGCCGTCTGA
- a CDS encoding Cobyrinic acid ac-diamide synthase encodes MKQLLILSGKGGTGKTTVAAAFIKLAQAKACADCDVDAPNLHFALNKGVPSKQTPFYGLDIAYIDQGKCVQCGQCLRHCRFGAIVHKDGGYTIDTPACEGCGVCEAVCPQKAVSLVPDPAGEMMLYSDEKSTFSTAKLKMGKGNSGMLVTEVKKRMRENALPATPLAIIDGSPGIGCPVIASLNGVDMVLIVAEPSLSGISDMERIVKTAGKFGVGMAVCVNKHDMSEANTQAIEVFCKENSIPFIGKIPFDSQVVKTVNSGQSIIDVDCPAGKAVHLLFNTTMSLLSKRETLR; translated from the coding sequence ATGAAACAACTGCTTATCCTCAGTGGAAAAGGCGGCACAGGCAAGACGACTGTTGCCGCTGCGTTCATCAAACTGGCCCAGGCCAAAGCCTGTGCCGATTGTGATGTGGACGCGCCCAATCTGCATTTTGCTCTGAATAAAGGCGTTCCGTCAAAACAAACGCCTTTTTATGGATTGGACATTGCCTACATCGACCAAGGCAAGTGCGTTCAGTGTGGCCAATGCCTGCGCCATTGCCGCTTTGGGGCAATAGTCCATAAAGACGGCGGCTATACGATTGATACACCCGCTTGTGAAGGTTGCGGCGTCTGCGAGGCTGTATGCCCGCAAAAAGCGGTCAGCCTTGTTCCTGACCCTGCCGGAGAAATGATGCTGTATTCGGATGAAAAGTCCACATTTTCTACCGCCAAACTGAAAATGGGAAAAGGCAATTCCGGCATGCTGGTCACAGAAGTAAAAAAGCGTATGCGGGAGAATGCGCTGCCTGCAACACCCCTTGCCATTATTGACGGCTCCCCCGGTATAGGTTGCCCGGTTATTGCTTCGCTAAACGGAGTAGACATGGTTCTCATCGTCGCAGAGCCATCATTATCGGGCATCAGCGATATGGAACGCATTGTTAAAACAGCGGGCAAGTTCGGCGTGGGCATGGCTGTCTGCGTCAACAAACACGATATGAGTGAAGCGAATACGCAAGCAATAGAAGTCTTTTGCAAGGAAAACAGCATCCCGTTTATTGGAAAAATTCCCTTTGATTCTCAGGTGGTCAAAACGGTCAACAGCGGGCAAAGCATTATTGATGTAGATTGCCCCGCTGGCAAAGCCGTCCACTTACTTTTTAACACTACAATGAGCTTGCTTAGCAAGCGGGAGACACTCAGATGA
- a CDS encoding conserved hypothetical protein (Evidence 4 : Homologs of previously reported genes of unknown function) gives MPGSTGMGPSSMKIAVLSGKGGTGKTFTAVNLAAVAGRSLYVDCDVEEPNGHLFFKPENVAEATVSVPVPVVNTALCTGCRTCVSFCKYNALAFIGNKVKVFDDICHSCGGCALLCPAKAITEEPKAIGVIRQGRSGDVTVCTGMLNTGEASGVPVIKAALDNLASAPEETVIIDCPPGSACVVMESIKDADFCLLVAEPTVFGEHNLRMVHELVTLFQKPHAVLLNKCLPDDVNPSETFCRENGVPILGAIPFAQDLAALNAEAKIAVKESEKYRAIFLGLLEDIRQQGGSA, from the coding sequence ATGCCGGGTTCCACGGGCATGGGGCCTAGCTCTATGAAAATAGCGGTATTGAGCGGCAAGGGAGGAACAGGCAAAACCTTTACCGCTGTCAATTTAGCCGCCGTGGCTGGCCGTTCATTATATGTGGACTGTGATGTGGAAGAACCTAACGGACATTTGTTTTTTAAGCCGGAAAATGTGGCCGAAGCAACGGTTTCCGTTCCGGTTCCGGTTGTAAACACAGCGCTTTGCACTGGCTGCCGGACCTGTGTTTCCTTCTGCAAGTACAACGCTTTGGCCTTTATCGGCAACAAAGTAAAAGTGTTTGACGACATCTGCCATTCCTGCGGCGGCTGCGCTCTTCTTTGCCCAGCCAAAGCAATTACGGAAGAACCAAAAGCAATCGGGGTAATCCGCCAAGGGCGATCGGGCGATGTTACGGTATGTACCGGCATGCTCAATACCGGAGAAGCCTCTGGGGTTCCGGTCATCAAGGCCGCTTTGGATAACCTTGCGTCTGCCCCTGAAGAAACGGTCATTATTGACTGCCCGCCCGGAAGCGCCTGCGTTGTCATGGAAAGCATAAAAGACGCCGACTTTTGCCTGCTCGTGGCCGAACCGACTGTATTTGGAGAACATAACTTGCGCATGGTGCATGAACTCGTAACCTTGTTTCAAAAGCCGCATGCCGTGCTGCTCAACAAATGCCTACCGGATGACGTAAACCCGTCTGAAACCTTTTGCCGCGAAAATGGCGTGCCTATTCTTGGGGCAATCCCTTTTGCCCAGGACTTGGCTGCTCTGAATGCCGAAGCCAAAATTGCAGTCAAGGAGTCGGAAAAATACCGGGCTATCTTTTTAGGCCTGTTGGAAGACATCAGGCAGCAAGGAGGATCGGCATGA
- a CDS encoding Dinitrogenase iron-molybdenum cofactor family protein (modular protein) has protein sequence MRWRRFPLRWRRMPQTQTRRERKPRQSEYIGDIPMLVAVPVETKDMNAAVCPSFGRAPYFLLFNTESRQSEIVDNPGASAQGGAGIKAAQALVDSKADALLTPRCGQNAADVLQAANIALHKSNDGSAAVNITLFTEGKLPVLEEIHAGFHGHGA, from the coding sequence ATGCGATGGAGGCGGTTCCCGTTGCGGTGGAGGAGGATGCCGCAGACACAGACACGGAGGGAACGAAAACCCCGGCAATCAGAATATATAGGAGATATTCCAATGCTAGTAGCAGTTCCAGTTGAAACAAAAGACATGAACGCGGCGGTATGCCCGTCCTTTGGGCGTGCCCCATATTTTTTGCTGTTTAATACCGAAAGCCGCCAAAGCGAGATCGTTGATAATCCCGGCGCATCCGCACAGGGTGGAGCCGGTATAAAAGCCGCGCAAGCACTTGTGGACAGCAAGGCTGATGCGTTGTTGACTCCCCGTTGCGGCCAAAACGCCGCCGATGTGCTGCAAGCGGCCAATATTGCCCTGCACAAGTCGAATGATGGAAGTGCGGCAGTAAACATTACACTGTTTACTGAAGGCAAGTTGCCGGTTCTTGAAGAAATTCATGCCGGGTTCCACGGGCATGGGGCCTAG